A window of the Vigna angularis cultivar LongXiaoDou No.4 chromosome 3, ASM1680809v1, whole genome shotgun sequence genome harbors these coding sequences:
- the LOC108326587 gene encoding AT-hook motif nuclear-localized protein 3: MEGRESFGVVVGDEAPESFHVAPRIIENNLDFSRAIVPAPSTEGKKKRGRPRKYGPDGKVAVGAVTALSPMPISSSIPLTGEFSAWKRGRGRPVESIKKSSFKFEVESPVQGDGISYSVGANFTPHVLTVNSGEDVTMKIMSFSQQGSRAICILSATGTISNVTLRQPSSCGGTLTYEGRFEILSLSGSFMPTENGVTRSRSGGMSVSLAGPDGRVMGGGLAGLLVAAGPVQVVVGSFLPGHQLEHKNKKQRVEHISTITPSPVNIISSEELKVSFGGVKPIMTPAAFQEENIVSFNNGQDSRNAAPDDRDPLPDKESNISQSNAEAAC, encoded by the exons ATGGAGGGAAGAGAGAGTTTTGGTGTTGTGGTGGGTGATGAAGCCCCCGAGAGCTTCCATGTTGCTCCTAGAATAATTGAGAACAACTTGGACTTTTCAAGGGCCATCGTGCCTGCGCCGTCGACGGAGGGTAAAAAGAAGAGAGGGAGACCGAGGAAGTATGGGCCGGACGGGAAGGTGGCTGTGGGGGCGGTGACGGCGCTTTCGCCGATGCCGATTTCATCGTCGATTCCGTTGACCGGCGAGTTCTCCGCTTGGAAGAGGGGTAGAGGAAGGCCTGTTGAATCTATCAAAAAGTCATCGTTCAAGTTTGAGGTTGAAAGCCCTGTTCAAG GTGATGGAATATCATACTCCGTTGGTGCCAATTTCACACCACATGTTCTCACAGTAAATTCTGGCGAG GATGTCACTATGAAAATCATGTCCTTCTCACAACAAGGATCACGTGCTATATGCATTCTCTCTGCAACTGGGACAATTTCAAATGTTACACTTCGTCAACCATCTTCTTGTGGGGGTACTTTAACATATGAG GGACGGTTTGAAATTCTTTCCTTGTCTGGTTCCTTTATGCCAACTGAGAATGGAGTTACAAGAAGCAGATCTGGTGGCATGAGTGTCTCTTTGGCCGGTCCAGATGGTAGAGTAATGGGGGGTGGGCTTGCTGGTTTGCTGGTAGCCGCTGGTCCAGTTCAG GTTGTTGTTGGCAGTTTTCTTCCTGGTCACCAGTTGGAGCATAAAAACAAGAAGCAAAGGGTGGAGCATATATCAACTATTACCCCTTCTCCTGTTAATATCATCTCTAGTGAGGAACTAAAAGTCAGTTTCGGTGGAGTAAAGCCTATTATGACACCTGCTGCTTTTCAAGAAGAGAATATTGTTTCTTTTAACAATGGTCAAGACTCTAGGAACGCAGCTCCTGATGATAGAGATCCTTTACCCGACAAGGAGTCTAATATAAGCCAATCAAACGCTGAGGCTGCATGCTAA